Proteins encoded within one genomic window of Microbacterium sp. LKL04:
- the tpiA gene encoding triose-phosphate isomerase, which produces MGSVTRTPLIAGNWKMNLDHLQAVAFVQKLHWTLKDAAHETGSVEVAVFPPFTDIRTVQTLIDADKIPFALGAQDVSAKDSGAYTGEVSGAFLKKLDVGYVIIGHSERREYHAESDEVVAAKVQAALRHGLVPVICVGETLEQREESGPTAVSVAQLRAALEGVASDADVVVAYEPVWAIGTGQVASPEQAQEVCAALRAVVAESLGDAAAERTRILYGGSVKSGNIASFMREPDVDGALVGGASLLADEFAAIIRYQKHVGV; this is translated from the coding sequence ATGGGAAGCGTGACCCGCACCCCGCTCATCGCCGGCAACTGGAAGATGAACCTCGACCACCTGCAGGCGGTCGCGTTCGTCCAGAAGCTGCACTGGACGCTGAAGGATGCCGCGCACGAGACCGGTTCGGTCGAGGTCGCCGTGTTCCCCCCGTTCACCGACATCCGCACGGTGCAGACCCTCATCGACGCCGACAAGATCCCGTTCGCCCTCGGCGCGCAGGACGTGTCGGCGAAGGATTCGGGCGCCTACACCGGTGAGGTCTCGGGCGCGTTCCTCAAGAAGCTCGACGTCGGCTACGTCATCATCGGTCACTCCGAGCGCCGCGAGTACCACGCGGAGTCCGACGAGGTCGTCGCAGCCAAGGTGCAGGCCGCTCTCCGGCACGGTCTCGTTCCGGTGATCTGCGTCGGTGAGACGCTCGAGCAGCGCGAGGAGTCCGGCCCCACGGCCGTGTCCGTCGCGCAGCTGCGCGCAGCGCTCGAGGGCGTTGCGTCCGACGCGGACGTCGTCGTCGCCTACGAGCCCGTCTGGGCTATCGGAACCGGACAGGTCGCGTCGCCCGAGCAGGCTCAGGAAGTCTGCGCGGCCCTGCGCGCGGTCGTCGCCGAGTCGTTGGGGGATGCCGCCGCCGAGCGCACCCGCATCCTCTACGGCGGATCCGTGAAGTCGGGCAACATCGCCAGCTTCATGCGCGAGCCCGACGTCGACGGTGCCCTCGTCGGCGGAGCGAGCCTGTTGGCGGACGAGTTCGCCGCGATCATCCGATACCAGAAGCACGTCGGCGTGTGA
- the secG gene encoding preprotein translocase subunit SecG produces the protein MDILQLVLQVLLGITSLLLTLLILLHKGRGGGLSDMFGGGMSSAMGSSGLAERNLNRFTVVLALVWFVAIVALGLITKFQSI, from the coding sequence GTGGACATCCTCCAGCTTGTGCTGCAGGTGCTGCTGGGAATCACCAGCCTCCTGCTCACGCTCCTGATCCTCCTGCACAAGGGACGCGGCGGCGGCCTCTCCGACATGTTCGGAGGCGGCATGAGTTCGGCCATGGGCTCCTCGGGCCTGGCCGAGCGCAACCTCAACCGCTTCACCGTGGTGCTGGCGCTCGTCTGGTTCGTCGCCATCGTGGCGCTCGGTCTCATCACGAAGTTCCAGAGCATCTGA
- a CDS encoding RNA polymerase-binding protein RbpA → MATGGNAIRGTRVGAGPMGEQDHGHHADRVAVSYWDALGNETVRYFAAGIAEEEIPETIDSPHSGLPAGRDKANPPAVAKTEPYKTHLAYVKERRTDQEAESILDDALQQLRERRGQD, encoded by the coding sequence ATGGCCACCGGGGGAAACGCGATTCGGGGGACGCGTGTCGGCGCGGGCCCCATGGGGGAGCAGGACCACGGGCACCACGCCGACCGCGTGGCGGTGTCCTACTGGGACGCACTCGGCAATGAGACGGTGCGCTACTTCGCCGCAGGCATCGCCGAGGAGGAGATCCCCGAGACGATCGATTCGCCTCACTCCGGTCTTCCGGCCGGCCGCGATAAGGCGAACCCGCCCGCAGTCGCGAAGACGGAGCCGTACAAGACGCACCTCGCCTACGTGAAGGAGCGTCGGACAGACCAGGAGGCCGAGTCGATCCTCGACGACGCGCTCCAGCAGCTTCGGGAGCGCCGCGGCCAGGACTGA
- the pgl gene encoding 6-phosphogluconolactonase, with protein MSEFRAEKRVVVSPDARRLAEGVARRFFQRISSRAAEGKTTHVLLTGGTAGTSVLQAAGESPARHEVDWSNVHFWWGDERFVPSDDPARNETAAREAFLSRIDVPARNVHPIASADAGRSHDEAVSDYAAELAGHGTAEQAWPRFSIAFLGVGPDGHIASLFPDRSEIGDTENSVLAVRDSPVPPSDRITLTRPVINSSRRVWLVLPGTDKASALGLALAGASYHSVPAAGAKGRKQTVFFVDEAAAQGVPEELIDPEF; from the coding sequence ATGTCGGAGTTTCGCGCGGAGAAGCGCGTCGTCGTCAGTCCGGATGCCCGACGCCTGGCAGAGGGTGTCGCGAGGCGCTTCTTCCAACGGATCTCGTCGCGTGCCGCCGAAGGGAAGACGACGCACGTCCTTCTGACCGGCGGCACTGCGGGCACGTCGGTCCTGCAGGCTGCGGGTGAGAGTCCCGCACGTCACGAGGTCGACTGGTCGAACGTGCACTTCTGGTGGGGCGACGAACGCTTCGTCCCCTCGGACGATCCGGCGCGCAACGAGACCGCGGCACGTGAGGCCTTCCTGTCGCGTATCGACGTCCCGGCGCGGAACGTCCACCCGATCGCGTCCGCGGACGCCGGCCGCAGCCACGACGAGGCGGTCTCCGACTACGCCGCGGAACTCGCGGGGCACGGGACCGCGGAGCAGGCGTGGCCGCGCTTCAGCATCGCCTTCCTCGGCGTCGGCCCGGACGGTCACATCGCGTCTCTGTTCCCCGACAGGAGCGAGATCGGCGACACCGAGAACTCCGTCCTCGCCGTCCGGGACTCCCCCGTCCCACCGTCGGATCGGATCACGCTGACGCGACCGGTCATCAACTCATCCCGTCGCGTCTGGCTTGTTCTGCCTGGCACCGACAAGGCGTCCGCCCTCGGTCTCGCCCTCGCGGGCGCGAGTTACCACTCCGTTCCCGCCGCCGGCGCGAAGGGCCGCAAGCAGACCGTGTTCTTCGTGGACGAGGCTGCCGCGCAGGGTGTCCCGGAGGAACTGATAGACCCCGAGTTCTGA
- a CDS encoding glucose-6-phosphate dehydrogenase assembly protein OpcA, with translation MIVDLPDTTVSTIAKKLVSVREEGGAVALGRVLTLVIVSTGGLDEEAIDAANAASREHPMRVIVLVVEPDAPTGLDAQIRVGGDAGASEVVVLRARGAAAGNQESLINGLLLPDAPVVAWWPDDPPTDTAHSPIGRIAKRRITDASTEPFSPDRLEQLGSGYEPGDTDLAWTRLTHWREQLAAVLDQPPFEPVTAVTVVGAGSSPSTGLLAAWLRLKLDVAVEWHYTDADEWAHGIRSVTLSRSSGDIVLERTTATDATLTQPGQPTHDIVLPRRSLRECLAEELRRLDPDLLYGRVITEGWELLDPPTR, from the coding sequence ATGATCGTCGATCTGCCCGACACCACGGTGTCCACGATCGCGAAGAAGCTCGTGAGCGTGCGCGAAGAAGGCGGCGCCGTCGCCCTCGGCCGTGTGCTCACCCTCGTGATCGTCTCGACCGGCGGTCTGGACGAGGAAGCGATCGATGCCGCGAACGCGGCATCCCGTGAACACCCGATGCGCGTCATCGTCCTCGTCGTCGAGCCCGACGCCCCCACGGGGCTGGACGCGCAGATCCGCGTCGGCGGCGACGCCGGTGCGAGCGAGGTCGTCGTCCTGCGCGCCCGCGGCGCGGCCGCCGGCAACCAGGAGAGTCTCATCAACGGGCTCCTTCTGCCGGACGCACCCGTCGTCGCCTGGTGGCCGGACGACCCGCCCACCGACACCGCGCACTCGCCCATCGGTCGCATCGCGAAGCGACGCATCACGGATGCCTCGACGGAGCCGTTCTCCCCCGATCGTCTCGAGCAGCTCGGCTCGGGGTACGAACCGGGCGACACGGATCTCGCGTGGACCCGTCTGACGCACTGGCGTGAGCAGTTGGCCGCCGTCCTGGACCAGCCGCCGTTCGAGCCCGTCACCGCCGTCACAGTGGTGGGTGCCGGTAGCTCGCCGTCCACAGGGCTCCTCGCGGCGTGGCTGCGACTCAAGCTCGACGTGGCCGTGGAGTGGCATTACACCGATGCGGACGAGTGGGCTCACGGCATCCGGTCGGTCACACTGTCGCGCTCGTCCGGGGACATCGTGCTGGAACGCACCACCGCGACGGACGCCACACTTACGCAGCCGGGTCAGCCCACGCACGACATCGTGCTGCCGCGTCGATCCCTCCGCGAATGCCTGGCGGAGGAGCTGCGTCGCCTCGACCCGGACCTCTTGTATGGTCGAGTGATCACCGAAGGGTGGGAGCTCCTCGACCCTCCCACGAGGTAG
- the zwf gene encoding glucose-6-phosphate dehydrogenase produces MVVQISRGTNPLRDPDDRRLNRIAGPSALVIFGVTGDLSRKKLMPAVYDLANRGLLPPGFALVGFARRDWEDQDFAKVVYEAVRQYARTPFREETWNQLLQGIRFVQGEFDDPASFARLRDTVEKLDTERGTMGNHAFYLSIPPKDFPVVARQLRDSGLVDENADGDTWRRVVIEKPFGSDLQTARELNEALEVAFPADAIFRIDHYLGKETVQNILALRFANELYEPLWNANYVDHVQITMAEDIGVGGRAGYYDGIGAARDVIQNHLLQLLALTAMEEPISLDAEHLRAEKEKVLAAVTLPEDLSTATARGQYAGGWQGGEDVTGFLDEDGMDPQSRTETYAAIKLEIATRRWNGVPFYLRTGKRLGRRVTEIAVVFKHTPPLLFLRSQALQLGQNALVIRIQPDEGVTLRFGSKVPGAGNEVRDVTMDFGYGHAFTESSPEAYERLILDVLLGDPPLFPRHEEVELSWRILDPVEQYWAEQDEPLEQYSPGSWGPPSADELLARDGRVWRRP; encoded by the coding sequence ATGGTGGTGCAGATCTCGCGGGGGACGAACCCCCTCCGCGACCCCGACGATCGTCGCCTCAACCGCATCGCGGGTCCGAGCGCGCTCGTGATCTTCGGCGTGACAGGCGACCTGTCGCGCAAGAAGCTCATGCCCGCGGTGTACGACCTCGCCAATCGCGGTCTGCTCCCGCCCGGCTTCGCGCTGGTCGGGTTCGCGCGGCGCGACTGGGAGGATCAGGACTTCGCGAAGGTCGTCTACGAGGCGGTGCGTCAGTACGCTCGTACGCCCTTCCGTGAGGAGACCTGGAACCAGCTCCTGCAGGGCATCCGGTTCGTGCAGGGCGAGTTCGACGACCCGGCATCCTTCGCTCGTCTCCGCGACACCGTCGAGAAGCTCGACACCGAGCGGGGGACCATGGGCAACCACGCGTTCTACCTGTCGATCCCCCCGAAGGACTTCCCCGTCGTCGCGCGCCAGTTGCGCGATTCGGGCCTCGTCGACGAGAACGCCGACGGCGACACGTGGCGCCGTGTGGTCATCGAGAAGCCGTTCGGCAGCGACTTGCAGACCGCCCGAGAGTTGAACGAAGCGCTCGAGGTCGCCTTCCCCGCCGACGCGATCTTCCGCATCGACCACTACCTCGGCAAGGAGACGGTCCAGAACATCCTGGCCCTGCGCTTCGCCAACGAGCTGTACGAGCCGCTCTGGAACGCCAACTACGTCGATCACGTGCAGATCACCATGGCCGAGGACATCGGCGTGGGCGGGCGTGCGGGGTATTACGACGGGATCGGTGCGGCGCGCGACGTCATCCAGAACCACCTGTTGCAGCTCCTCGCCCTCACTGCGATGGAGGAGCCCATCTCCCTCGATGCGGAGCACCTGCGCGCAGAGAAGGAGAAGGTGCTCGCCGCCGTCACGCTGCCCGAGGACCTCTCGACGGCCACCGCCCGCGGCCAGTACGCCGGCGGGTGGCAGGGCGGCGAGGATGTCACCGGCTTCCTCGACGAAGACGGGATGGATCCGCAGTCCCGCACGGAGACCTACGCGGCGATCAAGCTCGAGATCGCCACGCGTCGGTGGAACGGCGTGCCGTTCTACCTGCGGACCGGCAAACGCCTGGGCCGCCGCGTGACCGAGATCGCGGTCGTCTTCAAGCACACCCCTCCCCTGCTGTTCCTGCGCTCGCAGGCGCTGCAGCTGGGGCAGAACGCGCTCGTCATCCGCATCCAGCCCGATGAGGGCGTGACGCTGCGTTTCGGCTCGAAGGTGCCCGGCGCCGGCAACGAAGTCCGCGACGTGACGATGGACTTCGGCTACGGCCACGCATTCACCGAGTCGAGCCCGGAGGCCTACGAGAGACTGATCCTCGACGTGCTCCTGGGCGACCCGCCGCTGTTCCCCCGGCACGAGGAGGTCGAGTTGTCCTGGCGCATCCTCGATCCCGTCGAACAGTACTGGGCGGAGCAGGACGAGCCGCTCGAGCAGTACTCCCCCGGATCCTGGGGTCCCCCGTCCGCCGATGAGCTCTTGGCCCGCGACGGCCGCGTCTGGAGGCGTCCATGA
- the tal gene encoding transaldolase, protein MSTPTEDLSGAGVSIWLDDLSRSRIDTGNLAQLIETRDVVGVTTNPSIFQAAIGNTEDDSYDAPLQALAAQGADVDTAIFEITTTDVRDAADIFRPVFDRTNGVDGRVSIEVSPDLAHDTDATVAQAKELWAKVDRPNALIKIPATLAGLPAISAVLAEGISVNVTLIFSLERYAAVIDAYLDGIRRAKENGHDIATIHSVASFFVSRVDTEVDKRLDAIGTSEAAALKGKAGVANARLAYELFEKRFAESDAAELIAAGATVQRPLWASTGVKDPALPDTLYVTELVAPGTVNTMPEKTLEATFDHAKVTADTITGAYEDAHRVFDQLAEAGVDLVDVTQVLEDEGVEKFIVSWHDLQGTVRTALDSAR, encoded by the coding sequence ATGAGCACCCCCACTGAGGACCTGTCCGGCGCCGGCGTCAGCATCTGGCTCGACGACCTCTCGCGATCGCGGATCGACACCGGGAACCTCGCACAGCTGATCGAGACCCGCGACGTCGTCGGAGTCACGACCAACCCGTCGATCTTCCAGGCCGCCATCGGCAACACCGAGGACGACTCCTACGACGCACCTCTGCAGGCCCTCGCCGCGCAGGGTGCCGACGTCGACACCGCGATCTTCGAGATCACCACGACCGACGTGCGCGACGCCGCCGACATCTTCCGTCCCGTGTTCGATCGCACGAACGGCGTCGACGGCCGCGTGTCCATCGAGGTCTCCCCCGACCTCGCGCACGACACCGACGCGACCGTCGCGCAGGCGAAGGAGCTGTGGGCCAAGGTCGACCGCCCCAATGCGCTCATCAAGATCCCCGCGACCCTGGCCGGTCTCCCCGCGATCAGCGCCGTGCTCGCTGAGGGAATCTCGGTGAACGTGACGCTCATCTTCAGCCTCGAGCGCTACGCCGCCGTCATCGACGCGTACCTCGACGGGATCCGGCGGGCGAAGGAGAACGGTCACGACATCGCGACCATCCACTCCGTCGCCTCGTTCTTCGTCTCCCGCGTCGACACCGAGGTCGACAAGCGCCTCGACGCCATCGGCACGAGCGAGGCCGCGGCTCTCAAGGGCAAAGCCGGCGTCGCGAACGCCCGTCTCGCGTACGAGCTGTTCGAAAAGCGCTTCGCCGAATCGGATGCCGCCGAGCTCATCGCGGCGGGCGCGACCGTCCAGCGTCCGCTGTGGGCGTCGACAGGTGTCAAGGACCCTGCGCTCCCCGACACCCTTTACGTGACCGAGCTCGTCGCACCGGGAACCGTGAACACGATGCCCGAGAAGACGCTCGAGGCCACCTTCGACCACGCCAAGGTCACCGCCGACACGATCACCGGTGCGTACGAGGACGCCCACCGCGTCTTCGACCAGCTGGCCGAGGCGGGCGTCGACCTGGTCGACGTCACCCAGGTGCTCGAGGATGAGGGTGTCGAGAAGTTCATCGTCTCCTGGCATGACCTGCAGGGCACGGTGCGCACGGCTCTCGACAGCGCGCGCTGA
- the tkt gene encoding transketolase translates to MSELVWDEIDRRAVDTARVLAADAVEKVGNGHPGTAMSLAPAAYLLYQRVLRHDPTDTHWLGRDRFILSAGHSSLTQYVQLYLGGFGLELDDLKALRTWGSLTPGHPEYGHTKGVEITTGPLGQGLASAVGFAYAARYERGLFDPEAAAGTSPFDHHVFVIAGDGDLQEGVTSEAGSLAGHQQLGNLIAIYDSNQISIEDDTNVAFTEDVQARYEAYGWQVQTVDWKKTGEYVEDLAALHAAIEAAKAETSKPSLIVLKTIIGWPAPGKQNTGKIHGSALGADELAATKKVLGFDPEQNFAVADDVLAHTRALAERAAADRAGWQESFDAWAEANPERKALLDRLEAATLPDAIDDALPSFEAGKDVSTRAASGVVINALAAELPELWGGSADLAESNLTTIKDAKSFIPSEWSTHEWSGDPYGRVLHFGIREHAMGAIINGIKLHGPTRPFGGTFLIFSDYMRPAVRLAALMNIPSVFVWTHDSVALGEDGPTHQPIEQLATLRLIPNFTVVRPADANETAAAWLEILRRQDGPTGIALTRQNIAVFPRGENGYATTEGVAKGAYTLLDAPEGEPDVILIATGSEVQLAVAARETLAGEGIGARVVSAPSLEWFAEQDADYRDSVLPPSVKARVSVEAGATGLWRAVVGDSGRTVGIDHFGASADYKTLFEKFGVTADAVVEAARATVKENA, encoded by the coding sequence GTGTCAGAGCTGGTTTGGGACGAGATCGATCGACGCGCGGTGGACACCGCGCGGGTACTGGCGGCGGACGCCGTCGAGAAGGTCGGTAACGGCCACCCGGGGACCGCGATGAGCCTCGCCCCCGCGGCCTACCTGCTCTATCAGCGCGTCCTGCGGCATGATCCGACCGACACCCACTGGCTGGGCCGCGACCGCTTCATCCTCTCGGCCGGGCACTCGTCCCTCACGCAGTACGTGCAGCTCTACCTCGGTGGGTTCGGCCTCGAGCTCGACGACCTGAAGGCACTGCGCACCTGGGGCTCGCTGACCCCCGGTCACCCGGAGTACGGACACACGAAGGGCGTCGAGATCACGACCGGCCCCCTGGGCCAGGGTCTCGCGTCCGCCGTGGGCTTCGCCTACGCCGCACGCTACGAGCGCGGTCTGTTCGACCCCGAGGCCGCGGCGGGCACGTCCCCCTTCGACCACCACGTGTTCGTGATCGCCGGCGACGGCGACCTGCAAGAGGGCGTCACGTCCGAGGCCGGTTCGCTCGCGGGCCACCAGCAGCTCGGCAACCTGATCGCGATCTACGACTCCAACCAGATCTCGATCGAGGACGACACCAACGTCGCGTTCACGGAGGACGTCCAGGCTCGTTACGAGGCCTACGGCTGGCAGGTCCAGACGGTCGACTGGAAGAAGACGGGAGAGTACGTCGAGGACCTCGCAGCCCTCCACGCGGCGATCGAAGCCGCGAAGGCGGAGACCTCCAAGCCCTCCCTCATCGTCCTCAAGACGATCATCGGCTGGCCGGCTCCCGGCAAGCAGAACACCGGCAAGATCCACGGCTCCGCGCTCGGCGCCGACGAGCTCGCCGCCACGAAGAAGGTCCTCGGGTTCGACCCGGAGCAGAACTTCGCCGTCGCCGACGACGTGCTGGCGCACACGCGCGCACTCGCAGAGCGAGCCGCAGCCGACCGCGCCGGGTGGCAGGAGTCCTTCGACGCATGGGCCGAGGCGAACCCGGAGCGCAAAGCGCTCCTCGACCGCCTCGAGGCGGCGACCCTGCCCGACGCCATCGACGACGCCCTCCCCTCCTTCGAGGCCGGTAAGGACGTCTCCACCCGCGCCGCCTCGGGCGTCGTGATCAACGCCCTGGCCGCCGAGCTCCCCGAGCTCTGGGGCGGCTCCGCCGACCTCGCCGAGTCGAACCTGACCACGATCAAGGATGCGAAGAGCTTCATCCCGTCCGAGTGGTCCACCCACGAGTGGTCGGGTGACCCGTACGGTCGCGTCCTCCACTTCGGCATCCGCGAGCACGCCATGGGCGCGATCATCAACGGCATCAAGCTGCATGGGCCGACGCGTCCCTTCGGCGGAACGTTCCTGATCTTCAGCGACTACATGCGTCCTGCCGTGCGACTGGCGGCGCTCATGAACATCCCCTCGGTGTTCGTGTGGACCCACGACTCCGTCGCGCTCGGCGAAGACGGCCCCACGCACCAGCCGATCGAGCAGCTCGCGACGCTGCGTCTCATCCCGAACTTCACGGTCGTCCGTCCCGCGGACGCGAACGAGACGGCCGCGGCGTGGCTCGAGATCCTGCGCCGTCAGGACGGCCCGACCGGCATCGCCCTCACTCGTCAGAACATCGCGGTCTTCCCGCGCGGCGAGAACGGCTACGCCACCACGGAGGGCGTTGCCAAGGGTGCATACACCCTCCTCGATGCCCCCGAGGGCGAGCCGGACGTGATCCTGATCGCCACCGGTTCCGAGGTCCAGCTGGCCGTCGCCGCCCGTGAGACCCTCGCCGGCGAAGGGATCGGCGCTCGCGTCGTCTCGGCTCCCAGCCTGGAATGGTTCGCCGAGCAGGATGCGGACTATCGCGACTCGGTGCTGCCCCCCTCGGTCAAGGCGCGCGTCTCGGTCGAGGCGGGTGCCACCGGCCTCTGGCGCGCGGTCGTCGGCGACAGCGGACGCACCGTCGGCATCGATCACTTCGGCGCCTCCGCCGACTACAAGACCCTGTTCGAGAAGTTCGGCGTCACCGCCGACGCGGTCGTCGAAGCGGCCCGCGCAACCGTCAAGGAGAACGCATGA
- a CDS encoding heme o synthase gives MALTDTGARVSAPARQSVGRTVRAYIQLTKPRVLELLLVTTIPVMFLAADGLPNLWLIVATVVGGAMSAGSAASFNMYLDRDIDAHMKRTENRPLVTGEVSPRGALVFSWTLAIVSTVWLWAFTNWVAAALSAGAIFFYVVIYTMLLKRRTEQNIVWGGIAGCFPVIIGWSAVTESLTWTPFILFLLVFLWTPPHYWPLSMKYKGDYAEVDVPMLGATRDGVQVGLQVILYAWATIASSLLLIPVAGMGLVYTVSALVFGGWFIYESHVLYARAVRGGKVQPMRVFHASITYLTLLFVAIAIDPLLPF, from the coding sequence ATGGCACTCACGGACACCGGCGCGCGCGTATCCGCGCCCGCTCGACAGTCGGTCGGCCGCACCGTCCGCGCGTACATCCAGTTGACGAAGCCTCGTGTGCTCGAGCTTCTCCTGGTCACCACCATCCCGGTGATGTTCCTGGCTGCCGACGGTCTTCCCAACCTCTGGCTCATCGTCGCCACCGTCGTGGGCGGCGCGATGAGCGCGGGGTCGGCGGCATCCTTCAACATGTACCTCGATCGCGACATCGACGCGCACATGAAGAGGACCGAGAACCGGCCCCTCGTGACCGGCGAGGTCTCGCCGCGCGGTGCGCTGGTCTTCTCGTGGACGCTCGCGATCGTCTCCACCGTGTGGCTCTGGGCCTTCACGAACTGGGTCGCCGCTGCCCTCAGTGCGGGGGCGATCTTCTTCTACGTCGTGATCTACACGATGCTCCTGAAGCGCCGCACCGAACAGAACATCGTCTGGGGTGGTATCGCCGGGTGCTTCCCGGTGATCATCGGGTGGTCGGCCGTCACGGAGTCGCTCACGTGGACGCCCTTCATCCTGTTCCTGCTGGTCTTCCTGTGGACGCCGCCGCACTACTGGCCGCTGTCCATGAAGTACAAGGGAGACTACGCCGAGGTCGACGTTCCCATGCTGGGCGCGACCCGCGACGGTGTCCAGGTCGGTCTGCAGGTCATCCTCTACGCCTGGGCGACGATCGCGAGCTCGCTGCTGTTGATCCCGGTCGCAGGCATGGGGCTCGTCTACACCGTGTCGGCGCTCGTCTTCGGTGGATGGTTCATCTACGAATCGCACGTCCTGTACGCACGCGCTGTCCGCGGTGGGAAGGTGCAGCCGATGCGCGTGTTCCACGCCTCGATCACCTACCTCACACTGCTCTTCGTCGCGATCGCGATCGACCCGCTGCTGCCGTTCTGA
- a CDS encoding dinucleotide-utilizing enzyme translates to MNTRPRLTRSIPFWVLVAGSLASSAAGAVVLMDKLGTMETALTAGTATGVEVYVGQVWAILGAILIGVGVIGLLLAFALGALRAFATPREQLAPATEPFAEEIETDATDESATTEQPVLDGAAR, encoded by the coding sequence ATGAACACCCGCCCCCGCCTGACCCGCAGCATCCCGTTCTGGGTGCTCGTGGCAGGCTCCCTCGCATCCAGCGCCGCCGGCGCTGTCGTCCTGATGGACAAGCTCGGGACGATGGAGACCGCGCTGACCGCCGGTACCGCGACCGGCGTGGAGGTCTATGTCGGACAGGTCTGGGCCATCCTGGGCGCGATCCTCATCGGCGTCGGCGTGATCGGCCTGCTGCTGGCTTTCGCGCTCGGTGCCCTGCGCGCCTTCGCCACGCCGCGCGAGCAGCTCGCCCCCGCGACCGAGCCGTTTGCCGAAGAGATCGAAACCGACGCGACCGACGAGTCGGCGACGACCGAGCAGCCCGTCCTCGACGGCGCCGCACGCTGA